The following coding sequences are from one Phalacrocorax carbo chromosome 13, bPhaCar2.1, whole genome shotgun sequence window:
- the LOC104052987 gene encoding LOW QUALITY PROTEIN: pulmonary surfactant-associated protein A (The sequence of the model RefSeq protein was modified relative to this genomic sequence to represent the inferred CDS: deleted 1 base in 1 codon) codes for MVSPQLFHKILGVLFLLLGHCAQGKEARIPPLPGFVHLPEDGVDEGFIPGFLPLADNEMEDITCLLEHRISRLEGVLHLEKITASGGKIFASNRGKADFHTILTKCKEVGGSIATPRNPGENDAILYFVKNFKTYTYLGMKESIVPSKFHFLNGTQLSYTNWHLNEPSGRGEEKCVEMYTDGTWNDKKCNQNHLIVCQF; via the exons ATGGTGTCTCCACAGTTGTTCCACAAAATCTTAGGAGTA CTTTTTTTGCTGCTCGGGCACTGTGCTCAGGGTAAAGAAGCAAGAATTCCTCCGCTGCCTGGTTTTGTGCACTTGCCTGAAGATGGGGTAGATGAAGGCTTTATACCGG GTTTCCTACCGCTGGCTGATAATGAAATGGAAGACATTACCTGTCTGTTAGAACATCGGATTTCCAGGCTTGAAGGAG TCCTCCACTTGGAAAAGATAACAGCatctggaggaaaaatatttgctagCAACAGGGGAAAAGCCGATTTCCATACTATATTGACAAAATGCAAAGAGGTTGGAGGGTCTATTGCCACTCCAAGGAACCCGGGTGAGAATGATGCCATTCTGTACTttgtgaaaaattttaaaacctacACCTACCTGGGGATGAAGGAATCTATAGTCCCAAGCAAATTCCACTTCCTGAACGGTACACAACTCAGCTACACTAATTGGCATTTAAATGAACCTTCtggcagaggggaagagaaatgtGTGGAGATGTACACCGATGGCACTTGGAACGACAAAAAGTGCAACCAGAACCACCTTATCGTCTGTCAGTTTTAG
- the LOC104052991 gene encoding pulmonary surfactant-associated protein A isoform X2 codes for MGPPGRDGLPWLQGLRDFLDTGFHSSLVNLKYQLSRLEGVLALDGKIKVVGEKILASNGKEVDFESALESCEEAGGTLATPVNEEENKAILGIVKQYNRYAYLGIKEGETSGEFMDINGTPLNYTKWHQNEPNGKGRENCVEMYSDGTWNDKKCNLNRLTICEF; via the exons GTCTACGTGATTTTCTGGACACTGGATTCCACAGTTCTTTAGTAAATTTGAAATACCAACTTTCCAGGCTTGAAGGCG tGCTTGCTTTGgatgggaaaataaaagtagtagGAGAGAAAATACTTGCCAGCAACGGGAAGGAAGTTGATTTTGAATCTGCACTAGAATCCTGTGAAGAGGCTGGAGGAACTCTTGCAACTCCCGTGAATGAGGAGGAGAATAAAGCTATTTTGGGTATTGTGAAACAGTATAACAGATATGCCTACCTGGGCATTAAAGAGGGTGAGACTTCAGGTGAATTTATGGATATAAATGGCACTCCTCTGAATTATACCAAGTGGCACCAAAATGAGCCTAATGGCAAAGGGAGAGAGAATTGCGTAGAGATGTACAGTGATGGGACCTGGAATGACAAAAAATGCAACCTGAATCGCCTCACAATCTGTGAATTTTAA